One Alistipes sp. ZOR0009 genomic region harbors:
- a CDS encoding CDP-glycerol glycerophosphotransferase family protein yields the protein MRILLFCENKYAIDILSPLQREAEKGDHHVLWYVHRKRIENFPLKDSVKWTNSIQEAYDFAPEAVFCPGNIVPYYLSGVKIQIFHGYAAEKKDHWVIRRYFDTYFTQGPFFTQGFEKLAKKYRDFEVVETGWPKQDWIKEHFHDFDSQKEELLQKHGKKTMVLYAPTFSPSLTSLPHLKEALADFVKQRDVLLLLKFHPLTKQEWIDEYKELARQEKDIIWIDQNNVTKFMLMSDVMISDTSSTIYEFLLLNRPVITFRAASKEFYWEDIQETSQLCQAYDKVLTDKESIAKRQWVVDNYDPYLDGKVCERMLQAAQDYIGRHGVPESRKLNIWRKYTSIKTFGNVKRR from the coding sequence ATGAGAATACTGCTTTTTTGTGAAAACAAATACGCCATAGATATCCTCTCGCCCCTACAGCGCGAAGCCGAAAAAGGAGATCACCACGTTTTATGGTACGTACACCGCAAGCGTATAGAAAATTTTCCGCTAAAGGATAGCGTAAAGTGGACGAACAGCATACAGGAGGCTTACGATTTTGCTCCCGAAGCCGTTTTTTGTCCGGGAAACATCGTGCCCTACTACCTTTCGGGCGTTAAAATTCAAATTTTTCACGGCTACGCAGCCGAGAAAAAAGATCACTGGGTAATACGCCGCTACTTTGACACCTACTTTACCCAAGGCCCATTCTTTACCCAAGGCTTTGAGAAACTGGCAAAAAAGTACCGCGATTTCGAGGTGGTAGAAACCGGCTGGCCAAAGCAGGACTGGATAAAAGAGCATTTCCACGATTTTGACTCCCAAAAGGAGGAGCTGCTGCAAAAGCATGGTAAGAAAACAATGGTGCTCTACGCCCCAACCTTCTCCCCTTCGCTTACATCGCTACCCCACCTAAAGGAGGCGCTGGCCGATTTTGTCAAGCAGCGCGATGTGCTGCTGCTGCTCAAGTTTCACCCGCTGACAAAGCAAGAGTGGATTGACGAATACAAGGAGCTGGCCCGCCAAGAAAAAGACATCATCTGGATAGACCAGAACAACGTTACCAAGTTTATGCTAATGTCGGATGTGATGATTAGCGATACCTCGTCGACCATATACGAATTTTTGCTGCTTAACCGCCCCGTAATAACCTTTAGAGCTGCCTCTAAGGAATTTTACTGGGAAGATATACAGGAAACCAGCCAGCTGTGCCAGGCCTACGATAAGGTGCTAACCGACAAGGAAAGCATCGCCAAGCGCCAATGGGTGGTAGACAACTACGATCCCTACCTCGACGGAAAGGTGTGCGAACGCATGCTACAGGCCGCACAGGACTACATAGGCCGCCATGGAGTGCCCGAATCGCGCAAGCTCAACATCTGGAGAAAGTATACCAGCATCAAGACATTTGGAAACGTAAAAAGGCGCTAG
- a CDS encoding sugar phosphate nucleotidyltransferase codes for MKAIILAAGTASRLRPLTNNTPKCLLKVGDKNLLQRTIDALLKNGIKEFVVVTGYLHQQIEDFISSTYKDCRFTYIHNEKFAATNNIYSLWMCKKAVQDQDVLLLDSDILFDSKIIAHLIDAKYPNALALNDHPLGEEEIKVVVDADGKMIEINKTCDPKSAIGESIGIEKMSVAYQTALFAKLDKMILEEGLDNVFYEKAFERLIAQGHTFNIVDVTNLFSMELDTVEDFENAVNTIPCELA; via the coding sequence ATGAAAGCCATAATACTAGCTGCGGGGACAGCGTCGAGGCTACGCCCATTAACAAATAACACCCCTAAATGCCTTCTTAAAGTTGGCGATAAAAACCTGCTTCAAAGAACGATTGATGCGCTTTTAAAGAATGGAATTAAGGAGTTTGTTGTAGTTACTGGCTACCTACACCAGCAAATTGAGGATTTTATAAGCAGCACCTACAAGGACTGCCGCTTTACCTACATACACAACGAAAAGTTTGCTGCGACCAACAACATCTACTCGCTTTGGATGTGCAAAAAGGCGGTGCAGGACCAGGATGTGCTGCTGCTGGATAGCGACATTCTTTTCGACTCTAAGATTATAGCACACCTAATTGACGCAAAGTATCCTAACGCTTTGGCGTTAAACGACCACCCTCTTGGCGAGGAGGAGATAAAGGTTGTGGTTGATGCCGATGGAAAGATGATCGAAATCAACAAAACCTGCGATCCTAAAAGTGCCATTGGAGAGTCGATTGGTATCGAAAAAATGTCGGTGGCCTACCAGACTGCGCTATTTGCAAAGCTCGATAAAATGATTTTAGAGGAAGGCCTTGACAACGTTTTCTACGAAAAAGCCTTCGAAAGGCTGATAGCCCAAGGGCACACCTTCAACATTGTTGACGTAACCAACCTATTTTCGATGGAGCTGGATACCGTTGAAGATTTTGAGAATGCGGTTAATACCATACCCTGCGAGCTGGCCTAA
- a CDS encoding pyridoxal phosphate-dependent aminotransferase, producing MITYLDRNEFNYRAAAVLEKTLKEFDPSLLCFYTRIHEEGKKSVFSDFIAKQYQVDERQVILGYGGESILKDAIHYFLTESSNKKILLPKYSWWYYKSIAKEVDGVSAQYPLIEKGNSFEYDFDEFEKIVKKEQPKVILIASPNNPTGNALSVNDLKRLLERIDKETVVIIDEAYSSFANEDDSYIKDLISEYSNILIVRTLSKFYGAPGLRLGFAFAGQMICKKFLPFTTKYLGYNRLSEELGIAILKATDYYRGIANEMQLEREKYYSQIRPLEGFKVYDSYANFILVKYPIELKNKLNNEFLEKDYIVKFMNEEDINTHMRITLGMPKHNQDIRDIIIRVANQRSESNESHNTSCGDSVEATPINK from the coding sequence ATGATTACTTATTTAGATAGAAATGAATTCAACTACAGGGCTGCAGCAGTTCTGGAAAAGACGTTAAAGGAGTTTGATCCTAGTCTACTTTGTTTTTACACCCGGATTCACGAGGAAGGAAAAAAAAGTGTTTTCTCTGATTTTATCGCTAAGCAGTATCAAGTTGACGAAAGGCAGGTGATTTTAGGCTATGGAGGCGAAAGTATTCTTAAAGATGCCATACACTACTTCTTAACAGAATCGTCAAACAAAAAGATCTTGCTACCAAAATATTCGTGGTGGTACTACAAGTCAATTGCAAAAGAAGTTGATGGAGTTAGCGCTCAATATCCTCTTATCGAAAAAGGCAACTCTTTTGAATATGACTTCGACGAGTTTGAGAAGATCGTAAAAAAAGAACAGCCAAAGGTTATACTAATTGCATCTCCTAACAATCCTACAGGAAACGCACTTTCGGTAAACGATCTAAAGCGATTGCTCGAGAGAATCGACAAGGAAACCGTTGTCATTATTGATGAGGCCTACTCCTCTTTTGCCAATGAAGATGATAGCTACATCAAAGACCTCATAAGCGAGTATTCGAACATACTAATTGTTCGTACCCTATCTAAGTTCTACGGAGCGCCTGGCTTAAGACTTGGATTTGCATTTGCGGGACAAATGATCTGCAAAAAATTCCTTCCATTTACGACCAAGTACCTTGGATACAACAGGCTCTCGGAAGAGCTAGGCATTGCCATTTTAAAAGCAACCGATTACTATAGAGGTATTGCGAATGAAATGCAGCTAGAAAGGGAAAAGTACTACAGCCAGATAAGGCCTCTTGAAGGCTTTAAGGTGTACGATTCGTACGCAAACTTTATACTGGTTAAATATCCTATCGAGCTAAAAAATAAGCTTAACAACGAGTTTTTGGAGAAAGACTACATAGTTAAGTTTATGAATGAGGAGGATATCAATACCCACATGCGCATCACGTTAGGAATGCCTAAACACAACCAGGACATTCGTGATATTATTATTCGTGTAGCAAATCAACGTTCAGAATCTAATGAAAGCCATAATACTAGCTGCGGGGACAGCGTCGAGGCTACGCCCATTAACAAATAA
- a CDS encoding YgiQ family radical SAM protein, with amino-acid sequence MSHVRVNTGLKLTDWLPTSKKEMEKRGWDEVDVVLFTADAYIDHPSFGAAVIGRILEYEGFKVAIVPQPNWQDDLRDFKKFGTPRLFFAVSGGSMDSMVNHYTANRRLRSDDAYTAGGKAGQRPDYATYVYSRIIKQLYPNIPLIIGGIEASLRRLTHYDYWQDKVKPSILAECGADLLVYGMGEKTIVEIARRLNEGYTIESLTDIRQTVFTLPNDTDLSHLTPLIRLNSFEECVENKTKFALNFKHIEEESNKYHAAFLAEAYGDKMVVVNPPYPFLTEEEIDHSFDLPYTRMPHPRYNGKGQIPAYDMIKFSVNAHRGCFGGCSFCTISAHQGKFISSRSEDSILKEIRALTQHPDFKGYLTDLGGPSANMYKMEGRVKEMCEKCKRASCIFPNVCQNLDNNHARLLELYKKVRKIDGIKKVFVGSGIRYDLFMNGLYKSGEANRSYLEEIMLHHVSGRLKVAPEHTSDEVLKMMRKPSFKLFEQLKADFETINQKHNLKEQLIPYFISSHPACEDKDMKNLVDLTKKLNYKLEQVQDFTPTPMTLSSTVFYTGIDPYTLEKVYTATSREEKLRQRDAFFWYKNEGKPTGNRPSYTAKSKKLGGKEAFRSKNESTRYKGQDVYKKKHGK; translated from the coding sequence ATGTCGCACGTTAGGGTTAACACGGGATTAAAGCTTACCGACTGGCTTCCGACCTCGAAAAAGGAAATGGAAAAACGCGGATGGGACGAAGTGGATGTGGTGCTTTTCACCGCAGACGCCTACATCGACCACCCCTCGTTTGGAGCGGCTGTTATTGGCAGAATTCTTGAATACGAAGGCTTTAAGGTTGCCATAGTTCCACAACCAAACTGGCAGGACGACCTGCGTGACTTCAAAAAATTTGGAACTCCTCGCCTATTTTTTGCCGTTAGCGGAGGTAGCATGGATAGCATGGTAAACCACTACACCGCCAACCGCCGCCTACGTAGCGATGATGCCTATACGGCAGGCGGAAAGGCAGGACAGCGCCCTGACTACGCGACGTACGTTTACAGCCGTATCATCAAGCAGCTGTACCCTAACATTCCGCTCATTATCGGAGGTATAGAGGCGTCACTTAGACGCCTGACTCACTACGACTACTGGCAGGACAAGGTAAAGCCCTCCATTTTAGCGGAATGCGGTGCCGATCTTTTGGTGTACGGAATGGGTGAAAAAACCATTGTAGAAATAGCCCGAAGATTAAATGAAGGATACACCATAGAGAGCCTTACGGACATCCGCCAAACGGTGTTTACACTTCCAAACGATACCGACCTAAGCCATTTAACACCACTGATACGCCTAAATTCATTTGAAGAATGCGTTGAAAACAAAACAAAATTCGCGCTTAACTTCAAGCATATAGAAGAAGAATCAAATAAATACCATGCAGCCTTTCTGGCTGAAGCGTATGGAGATAAGATGGTGGTGGTGAACCCTCCATATCCCTTCCTAACCGAAGAGGAAATAGATCACAGTTTTGACCTTCCGTACACCCGAATGCCCCATCCTCGTTACAACGGTAAAGGGCAAATTCCGGCATACGACATGATAAAATTTTCGGTAAATGCCCACCGAGGCTGCTTTGGAGGGTGCTCCTTCTGCACCATTTCCGCTCATCAAGGAAAGTTTATATCCTCCCGAAGCGAAGACTCGATCCTGAAAGAAATACGCGCCCTAACCCAGCATCCCGATTTCAAAGGCTACCTCACAGACTTAGGCGGACCATCTGCCAACATGTACAAAATGGAAGGCCGCGTAAAAGAGATGTGTGAAAAGTGCAAAAGGGCCTCATGCATATTCCCCAACGTTTGCCAGAACCTCGACAATAACCACGCCCGCCTACTAGAACTCTACAAAAAAGTTCGCAAAATAGACGGCATAAAAAAGGTATTTGTAGGCAGCGGCATTCGTTACGACCTGTTTATGAACGGTCTTTATAAGAGTGGAGAAGCAAACCGCAGCTACTTGGAAGAAATTATGCTCCACCATGTATCGGGACGATTGAAAGTTGCCCCCGAACACACCTCTGACGAGGTGCTTAAAATGATGCGCAAGCCATCGTTTAAGCTATTCGAGCAGCTAAAGGCCGACTTCGAGACCATCAACCAGAAGCATAACCTAAAGGAGCAGCTCATACCCTACTTTATTTCGAGCCACCCTGCTTGTGAAGACAAGGATATGAAAAACTTGGTAGATCTTACCAAAAAGCTCAACTACAAGCTGGAACAGGTTCAAGATTTCACCCCAACTCCAATGACGTTGTCATCAACCGTATTCTACACAGGAATAGACCCATACACGTTGGAAAAAGTTTACACTGCGACTTCTCGCGAGGAAAAATTACGGCAGCGCGACGCCTTTTTTTGGTACAAAAACGAAGGAAAGCCAACGGGCAACCGTCCATCATACACTGCGAAATCAAAAAAACTCGGAGGCAAAGAAGCGTTTAGAAGTAAAAATGAAAGTACCCGCTACAAAGGACAGGATGTTTACAAAAAAAAACACGGCAAATAA
- a CDS encoding cold-shock protein: protein MAKSKESWNKKEVRNKKEKKRKDKENKKLERKEGGKTSLDDMIAYVDENGMITSTPPDPTKKVEIELEDIAISVPKASELEPEDLLRRGIVTFFNESKGYGFIRDLKSEQSIFVHVNDLIDTIKENNKVVFEVQKGAKGPVAVKVKIDR, encoded by the coding sequence ATGGCAAAATCCAAGGAGTCGTGGAACAAGAAAGAGGTACGCAACAAAAAAGAAAAAAAGCGTAAGGATAAGGAAAACAAAAAACTAGAACGCAAGGAAGGTGGAAAAACTTCTTTGGACGATATGATTGCTTACGTAGACGAGAATGGAATGATAACCTCTACGCCTCCCGATCCTACTAAAAAAGTTGAAATTGAATTGGAGGATATTGCTATATCAGTTCCAAAGGCAAGCGAGTTAGAACCCGAAGATTTACTCAGAAGAGGTATTGTTACCTTCTTTAACGAGTCGAAGGGCTACGGCTTTATTAGAGATCTGAAATCAGAACAAAGCATATTTGTGCATGTGAACGACCTTATTGACACCATAAAAGAAAACAATAAGGTGGTTTTTGAAGTGCAAAAAGGGGCAAAAGGTCCTGTTGCCGTAAAAGTAAAAATTGATAGATAG
- a CDS encoding peroxiredoxin family protein — translation MKFKHLVCLFLCIASEAGIAQIKPTLNGSWLGAIILDQKEKGMDVPFNFTIKGGSPSLITISTANDKIKVTEIFEEGDSILFKMPVFVSEFTFKAKGDSLVGLYYPKGKGKGAPYKFYALKGKTDRFPWFTEAPKSNISGRWKYILNPNTTKSDTLVAEFKQQGSRFTGAILDPTGDMRFLEGKIAGNKFYMSGFDGGRASIFTAEIDGNGNLVKGKMMTSPANKPSWMAIKDRNAQIAASKDIIRIKDGVKNFKFTVKDMFGKTFTSDDPSLKGKVLVVQASGSWCPNCLDETRLFQSLYEKYRNKGLEVISLMFEEKDLESSAYRMQRFINQTGAKYRFFYAGSRSKQNKEDVLYPFEGVVAFPTTVFIDKKGEMRTVHTGFSGPGTGKHYDELVKETIKIIEELLNE, via the coding sequence ATGAAATTTAAACACCTCGTCTGCCTATTTCTATGCATTGCATCGGAAGCTGGTATAGCGCAAATAAAGCCAACACTTAACGGAAGTTGGTTAGGAGCCATAATACTCGATCAAAAAGAAAAAGGGATGGACGTGCCTTTTAATTTTACGATAAAAGGAGGTAGTCCGTCTCTAATAACCATTTCAACAGCTAATGATAAAATAAAAGTTACAGAAATATTTGAAGAGGGTGATTCTATCCTATTTAAAATGCCTGTATTTGTAAGCGAGTTTACCTTTAAAGCAAAAGGTGATAGTCTTGTAGGCCTTTACTATCCAAAGGGAAAAGGTAAAGGGGCACCCTATAAATTTTATGCATTAAAAGGTAAAACGGATAGATTTCCTTGGTTTACGGAAGCTCCAAAATCCAACATTAGTGGGCGCTGGAAATATATCCTAAACCCCAATACAACAAAATCGGACACCCTTGTGGCAGAATTTAAGCAGCAAGGATCCAGATTTACAGGTGCAATCCTCGATCCAACTGGAGATATGCGCTTTTTAGAAGGGAAAATAGCAGGCAATAAATTCTACATGTCAGGATTTGATGGTGGTAGAGCCTCCATCTTTACAGCTGAGATAGACGGCAACGGAAACCTTGTAAAAGGGAAAATGATGACAAGCCCTGCTAACAAGCCCTCATGGATGGCCATAAAGGATCGTAATGCCCAAATAGCAGCAAGTAAAGACATCATCCGAATCAAAGATGGAGTGAAAAACTTTAAGTTTACTGTAAAAGATATGTTTGGGAAAACATTCACTTCCGATGACCCGAGTTTAAAAGGAAAGGTACTCGTAGTACAAGCATCTGGCTCTTGGTGCCCAAACTGTTTGGACGAAACTCGCCTCTTCCAAAGCCTCTACGAAAAATACAGGAACAAAGGCCTAGAAGTGATATCCCTAATGTTTGAGGAAAAAGACTTAGAAAGTTCAGCATACCGCATGCAACGGTTTATTAACCAAACTGGGGCGAAATACCGCTTTTTCTATGCAGGATCTCGAAGCAAACAAAATAAGGAAGATGTTCTCTATCCGTTTGAGGGAGTTGTTGCATTCCCAACAACTGTATTTATTGATAAGAAAGGAGAAATGCGGACAGTACACACCGGTTTTTCAGGACCAGGAACAGGAAAGCATTACGACGAGCTCGTCAAAGAAACAATCAAAATTATAGAAGAACTACTAAACGAATAA
- a CDS encoding S-adenosylmethionine:tRNA ribosyltransferase-isomerase produces MTNKHPHIPISSYNFELPDEKIAKYPLAERDLSKLLFYDGENIDNKNFTDLPSLLNSGDLLVFNNTKVIQARMIFTRATGAKIEIFCLEPANNSDYETIFQSKGCIAWKCIVGNLKKWKEEILEKKLDINRTAVTLKAARLEQLADSLVIMFSWDGDYTFSEILEASGKIPIPPYLNRDTEEIDLNRYQTVYSKHKGSVAAPTAGLHFTPSIINTLKEKGIDSTELTLHVGAGTFKPVKTDDVANHEMHTEHFTATLKAIYELKSHLGNIISVGTTSLRTLESLYWYGVRIIKNKTPDFEKPIQQWEPYSNQENYSAKEALNALISYLEKNEMSELHASTQIIIVGEYSIKMIKGLITNFHQPQSTLLLLVSALVGDEWKNIYKHALENQYRFLSYGDSSLLLPSKMRKQNK; encoded by the coding sequence ATGACGAATAAGCACCCGCATATCCCAATTAGCAGTTACAATTTTGAATTGCCAGACGAAAAAATAGCCAAGTACCCGCTAGCCGAACGAGACTTGTCTAAACTCCTATTTTACGACGGAGAAAATATTGATAATAAAAACTTTACTGATTTGCCTTCTCTCCTAAATTCTGGAGATCTACTCGTGTTTAATAATACGAAGGTTATACAGGCAAGGATGATTTTTACCCGAGCAACAGGAGCAAAAATCGAAATATTTTGCTTAGAACCAGCCAACAACTCCGACTATGAAACCATCTTTCAATCAAAAGGTTGCATTGCATGGAAGTGTATTGTTGGTAATCTCAAAAAGTGGAAAGAGGAAATACTCGAGAAAAAGCTTGATATCAACAGAACAGCTGTAACCCTCAAGGCTGCCCGCCTTGAACAGCTAGCTGACAGCTTGGTAATTATGTTTAGCTGGGACGGCGATTATACCTTTAGCGAAATTCTTGAAGCAAGCGGAAAAATACCAATTCCACCTTACTTAAATAGAGATACGGAAGAAATTGACTTAAATAGATATCAAACGGTTTATTCAAAACATAAAGGTTCAGTTGCTGCTCCTACTGCAGGTCTGCACTTCACCCCCTCTATCATAAATACGCTAAAGGAGAAAGGCATTGACAGCACAGAGCTAACCCTTCATGTTGGTGCAGGCACCTTCAAGCCTGTCAAAACTGATGATGTTGCAAATCACGAAATGCATACAGAACATTTTACTGCAACGCTAAAAGCTATTTATGAACTTAAATCACATTTAGGTAACATAATATCGGTTGGCACAACAAGCTTAAGAACCCTTGAAAGCTTATACTGGTATGGTGTACGAATTATCAAGAATAAGACACCTGACTTCGAAAAGCCAATACAGCAGTGGGAGCCGTATTCAAATCAAGAAAACTACAGTGCGAAGGAGGCTCTTAATGCGCTCATATCATACTTAGAAAAAAACGAAATGAGCGAACTCCATGCATCTACCCAAATAATAATTGTTGGGGAGTATAGCATTAAAATGATAAAAGGACTAATAACCAACTTTCACCAACCTCAAAGCACACTGCTTCTACTTGTTTCTGCCTTGGTTGGAGATGAATGGAAGAACATCTACAAGCACGCATTGGAGAATCAATATCGCTTTTTGAGCTATGGAGATAGCTCACTACTACTTCCTTCAAAAATGAGAAAACAAAACAAATAA
- a CDS encoding DUF2027 domain-containing protein, with amino-acid sequence MNCKIGDKVRFLNSTGGGIVVRFLNKNIVAVQDEDGFDIPVPISEVVVIDEKKDSAFASSSYIQKPTPSSTGKQDLASEDDEEFDDFVIPERKEVEAIDPSTNNYNVLLAFVPFNKQNPANSELDLYIINDSDYRIAYSVGKWTDKELLQPIGSGIMESDYKERICTLTRDDFSKLQVFNVSIIYFKNRDFLPLPPEQVNLELTPLKFVKANSFKETEYFEEPAVIFTVATSSKPNTPVSSITKKELEQSLKEKKDIRPKLNLKSTTEQEEIDLHIDELVDNSEGMSNGEILEIQMARFTTTLEGAIRAKTKRIVFIHGVGNGKLKNEVRKTLERSYPKLKFQDASFKEYGYGATLVILK; translated from the coding sequence ATGAATTGTAAAATAGGCGATAAAGTTCGATTCTTAAATTCTACAGGAGGCGGTATTGTTGTTCGTTTTTTGAATAAGAATATTGTTGCGGTGCAGGATGAAGATGGTTTTGACATTCCGGTGCCAATTAGCGAGGTAGTTGTTATAGACGAGAAAAAGGATAGCGCTTTTGCAAGCAGCAGTTACATTCAAAAACCGACTCCTTCTTCTACTGGGAAGCAAGATCTTGCAAGTGAGGATGATGAAGAGTTTGACGATTTTGTTATTCCTGAAAGAAAGGAGGTCGAGGCAATTGATCCTTCTACCAATAATTATAATGTGCTACTGGCATTTGTGCCATTTAACAAGCAAAACCCGGCCAATTCAGAGTTAGATTTGTATATTATTAATGATAGCGATTACAGAATTGCCTATTCTGTTGGTAAATGGACAGACAAAGAGTTGCTGCAGCCCATTGGATCTGGTATTATGGAATCAGATTACAAAGAACGAATTTGTACACTTACTCGGGATGATTTTTCAAAGTTGCAGGTTTTTAATGTTAGCATTATCTACTTTAAAAACAGAGATTTTTTACCGTTGCCTCCAGAACAGGTCAATCTAGAGTTGACTCCATTGAAGTTTGTAAAAGCAAATTCTTTTAAGGAGACAGAATATTTTGAAGAGCCAGCGGTTATATTTACCGTTGCAACAAGCAGTAAGCCAAATACGCCTGTTTCAAGCATTACTAAAAAGGAGCTAGAACAATCTCTCAAAGAGAAAAAAGATATACGGCCTAAATTAAATCTCAAATCGACAACAGAGCAAGAAGAGATAGATTTGCATATCGATGAGCTTGTCGATAATTCGGAAGGAATGTCTAATGGAGAGATTCTCGAAATTCAAATGGCTCGATTTACGACAACCTTAGAGGGGGCAATACGTGCAAAAACTAAGCGTATTGTTTTTATTCATGGAGTTGGGAATGGAAAGTTAAAGAATGAGGTGCGTAAAACACTTGAACGAAGTTATCCAAAGCTCAAATTTCAGGATGCCTCATTTAAAGAGTATGGCTATGGAGCTACTCTTGTTATTTTAAAATGA
- a CDS encoding helix-turn-helix domain-containing protein, translating into MNDRLDKLLLAEQLTPAKFADLIGVQRSSISHIISGRNKPSFDFIAKVLSKFPRVNSEWLILGKGEMYKQMVQASLFDSPVLNPTPLGENASNDEIKRQEEVSISENRKPNSFLSNNHPGDESVMSSNDQRIESLFGKDVERIVVFYNDRTFRSYTPSED; encoded by the coding sequence ATGAATGATCGTTTGGACAAACTTCTACTAGCAGAACAGCTAACTCCTGCTAAGTTTGCAGACTTAATTGGTGTGCAGCGCTCTAGTATATCTCATATAATATCGGGCCGCAATAAGCCTAGTTTCGATTTTATAGCGAAGGTTCTTTCAAAGTTTCCGCGTGTTAACTCTGAATGGCTCATTCTCGGTAAAGGTGAGATGTATAAGCAAATGGTTCAAGCATCTTTGTTCGACAGTCCTGTCCTAAATCCGACTCCTTTAGGCGAAAATGCATCAAACGACGAGATTAAGCGACAAGAAGAGGTTTCTATTTCTGAAAATAGAAAGCCTAACAGCTTTTTATCTAATAACCATCCGGGAGATGAATCGGTCATGTCTAGCAATGATCAACGAATTGAGTCGTTATTTGGAAAAGATGTTGAAAGAATTGTTGTATTTTATAATGATAGAACTTTCAGAAGTTACACGCCATCAGAAGACTAA
- a CDS encoding quinone-dependent dihydroorotate dehydrogenase — MYRLLVRPFLFLFSPETAHHITFSILNIWRKVPGMMHLVGKLYKVRNEKLERTVWGIKFPSPVGLAAGLDKNATGYDVFDAIGFGFVEVGTATPKAQKGNPKPRLFRLIKDNAIINRMGFNNIGVEEIANNLSKSYREGLIIGGNIGKNTLTPNENAADDYEKCFMALYDKVDYFVVNVSCPNIANLSKLQNTDSLGEIVEKLVRFRKTKSAYKPILLKISPDLSFEQIDDSLNIINQFSLDGIVAVNTTTKRTGLSLRQDKLDQIGNGGLSGKPLSSRSIEVVRYISMKTNGQMPIIGVGGIMSVDDALNMLRAGAYLIQVYTGFIYHGPDLIKDIHRAIIKEF; from the coding sequence ATGTATCGACTATTAGTACGTCCCTTTTTATTTCTTTTCTCTCCAGAGACTGCACACCATATTACCTTTAGTATCTTAAACATATGGCGTAAAGTACCTGGTATGATGCATCTTGTAGGAAAATTGTACAAAGTACGCAACGAAAAGTTGGAGCGCACTGTGTGGGGAATTAAATTTCCATCTCCAGTAGGATTAGCTGCTGGTTTAGATAAAAATGCAACTGGCTATGATGTTTTTGATGCAATAGGATTTGGTTTTGTAGAAGTTGGAACTGCGACGCCTAAGGCTCAAAAAGGCAATCCTAAACCACGCTTATTTAGGTTGATAAAAGATAATGCGATTATTAATCGTATGGGATTTAATAATATTGGTGTAGAGGAAATTGCAAATAATTTGAGCAAATCGTATCGAGAGGGCTTGATTATTGGAGGTAATATTGGAAAGAATACGCTAACTCCAAATGAAAATGCAGCGGATGACTACGAAAAATGTTTTATGGCTCTATACGACAAGGTGGACTATTTTGTAGTAAATGTCAGCTGTCCCAATATTGCGAACTTATCAAAACTTCAAAACACAGATTCTCTCGGAGAGATTGTAGAAAAGTTAGTTCGCTTTCGAAAAACAAAGTCTGCTTACAAACCAATCTTACTAAAGATATCTCCCGATCTGAGCTTCGAACAAATAGATGATTCGCTTAACATAATCAATCAGTTTTCTTTGGATGGAATTGTTGCTGTTAATACGACGACTAAAAGAACGGGGTTGTCGCTAAGACAGGATAAGCTGGATCAAATTGGGAATGGCGGTTTGAGTGGTAAACCTTTATCAAGCAGGTCTATAGAGGTTGTTCGTTATATTAGTATGAAAACCAATGGGCAAATGCCTATTATTGGAGTTGGCGGAATCATGAGCGTTGACGATGCGTTGAACATGCTAAGGGCCGGCGCTTACTTGATTCAGGTTTACACTGGCTTTATTTATCATGGTCCCGATCTTATAAAGGACATTCATAGAGCAATTATTAAAGAATTTTAA